The stretch of DNA CCTCCGCGAGAACCTCCGGGGTCGGCTCGCGGTCGGCGAGGTCGTCGAGCTGGATCGGTGCACCGGCGCGCACGTGGACGGTCTTGCGGGGCAACAGCGACAGGCGGCGCGAGTACGGCGGCAGGATCCGGTGCGGCCCCCACTGCGCGACCGGGATCAACGGAGCCCCGCTCTTCAACGCGATGCGCGCCGCACCCGTCTTGCCCACCATCGGCCACAGGTCCGGGTCCCGGGTGATGGTCGCCTCGGCGTACACGACGATGCAGAAACCGTCCTGGACGGCCCGCACGGCCGCGTCCACGGACGCGTTGGCACTCTGCCCACCGCGGTAGACCGGGATCATGTCCGTCCCGCGCAGCACTCGGCCGAGCAGCGGGTGCCGGAACAGTTCGACCTTCGCGAGGAAGTGCGGCACTCTCCCGGCGCCGTGGACGAAGTGCCCGAAGGTGATCGGGTCGATCTTCGAGATGTGATTGGCCACCAGGATCGCGCCGCCCGTGCGCGGGATGTGTTCCTGGCCGGACCAGCGACGACGGACCAGCAGAAGCAGCGGCGGCAGCAACGTGGCTTCCGCGGCGCGGAACCACGGACGCTTGCGATCGCGGGGCACGTCACCATCCTCCCGCGCGGACCTGCCCGTCGCGCACTCTCCCCGCCTTGACAGGATCGGCCGGTGAGCACGACGGGACAGCAGGGGCGGGACGGCGAGAGCGACGCCGGGTGGTGCCTGGTCGTCCCGGTGAAGCTGCTGCACCTCGCGAAGTCGCGACTGAGCACGGAGGCGTCGCACCGGTCGGCGCTCGCTCTCGCGTTCGCGGCCGACACCGTCGCCGCGGCCCTGCGCACCTCGTCGGTCGTCGAGGTCGTCGTCGTCACCGACGACCCCACCGCGGCCGCACTGGTCACCGAACTCGGTGCCGCGGTGGTTTCCGACGCCCCCGACGCGGGCCTCAATCCGGCATTGCGCCACGGCGCGGCGGAGGCGTCGAGTCGGCATCCCGGATGTGCGATCGGCGCGCTCTCGGCGGACCTGCCGGCACTGAAATCGACGGAACTCGCGACCGCTTTGCAACGAGCCGGGAAAGTCGGCCGGGGCGTTGTCGCGGATGCCGTGGGAACGGGAACGACGGCCTATCTCGTCGCCGCCGGGGAATTCACGCCGCTATTCGGAGCGGACTCGCTGCGCGCCCATATCGCCGCCGGCGCGGTGGCGATCAGGGCCGACGACCTGCCCTCGGTCCGACGCGACGTCGACACTCCGGCCGATCTCACCGAGGCGCTCGGACTCGGGGTCGGCGAGTACACGCGGCGCGCGCTCGACCGCCTCTGACCTGCGAACCGGCCTGCGAACACAGCACGACGCCGCCCGGTCGAGCGACCGGGCGGCGTCGTGGACGTGCTGGTGTCAGGCCTTCTTCGCAGCGCGCTTGGCCGGAGCCTTCTTCGCCGCAGCCTTCTTGGCCGCAGCCTTCTTGGCCGGAGCCTTCTTGGCCGGAGCCTTCTTGGCGACGGCCTTCTTGGCCGGAGCCTTCTTGGCCGCAGCCTTCTTGGCGGGAGTAGCCTTCTTCGCCGCCGCCTTCTTGGCCGGAGCCTTCTTGGCGGGAGCAGCCTTCTTCGCCGCCGCCTTCTTGGCGGGAGCAGCCTTCTTCGCCGCCGCCTTCTTGGCCGGGGCAGCCTTCTTCGCCGCGGCCTTCTTCGTCACGGTCTTCTTGGCGGGCGACTTCTTCGCAACCGCAGCCGCAACGCGCTTCACGGTCGGCTTGGCGGTCTCACCCACCGACTCGATCGCGGTCACGGTGACAGCAGGAAGCTTCTTCGCCCCACTGACGACGTCCTTGAAGCCGGTGCCCGCCTTGAAGCGCGGAACACTGGTCTTCTTCACCTTCACCTGAGCACCGGTGGCTGGGTTACGAGCAATTCGAGCGGGACGCTCGACCTTCTCGAACACACCGAACCCGGTGATGCCGACCTTCTCGCCACGGGCAACCGCGCGGGTGATGGTGTCGACGACGGCGTCGAGAGCCTGCGAAGCCGCCTTCTTGTTGCCACTGAATCTGGTAGCCAGCTCATCGATCAGCTGCGTCTTGTTCATTGCGTCCCTCCGACGCCGGATACGGGCACCACTAGGCCCGGCTCAACGGGAAAGTTAGAGCTATAGGGCGATGTAAACAATCACCTGGCGTTTGAAACATCGTTGTGTCGCAAGGAGTTTTCCCTCGGCGTGAGGTAGTGCAGAGACGCCTTTGCATCGCGGTCGCGCCCTTTCGCCCCGGTCGACGTGGAAGACCGTCTCAACGACGAAGCCCTCAATTCCCTTGTTTTTCAAGGGAATTGAGGGCTTCGATCGGTGTTGCGGCCAGGCCTACGACGTCAGCGAGGACGGGATCGGCAACGTCTTGGGGAGGTACGAAGGCCGTTTCGCCTCGAATGCGGCGACATCCCCCTCGTGGCGCAACGTGAGACCAATGTCATCCAGTCCCTCGAGCAGACGCCACCTCGTGTAGTCGTCGATGTCGAACCCGACCGACACCTCGCCGCACGTCACGG from Sporichthya brevicatena encodes:
- the cofC gene encoding 2-phospho-L-lactate guanylyltransferase: MSTTGQQGRDGESDAGWCLVVPVKLLHLAKSRLSTEASHRSALALAFAADTVAAALRTSSVVEVVVVTDDPTAAALVTELGAAVVSDAPDAGLNPALRHGAAEASSRHPGCAIGALSADLPALKSTELATALQRAGKVGRGVVADAVGTGTTAYLVAAGEFTPLFGADSLRAHIAAGAVAIRADDLPSVRRDVDTPADLTEALGLGVGEYTRRALDRL
- a CDS encoding HU family DNA-binding protein — encoded protein: MNKTQLIDELATRFSGNKKAASQALDAVVDTITRAVARGEKVGITGFGVFEKVERPARIARNPATGAQVKVKKTSVPRFKAGTGFKDVVSGAKKLPAVTVTAIESVGETAKPTVKRVAAAVAKKSPAKKTVTKKAAAKKAAPAKKAAAKKAAPAKKAAAKKAAPAKKAPAKKAAAKKATPAKKAAAKKAPAKKAVAKKAPAKKAPAKKAAAKKAAAKKAPAKRAAKKA
- a CDS encoding lysophospholipid acyltransferase family protein, with protein sequence MPRDRKRPWFRAAEATLLPPLLLLVRRRWSGQEHIPRTGGAILVANHISKIDPITFGHFVHGAGRVPHFLAKVELFRHPLLGRVLRGTDMIPVYRGGQSANASVDAAVRAVQDGFCIVVYAEATITRDPDLWPMVGKTGAARIALKSGAPLIPVAQWGPHRILPPYSRRLSLLPRKTVHVRAGAPIQLDDLADREPTPEVLAEATERVMAAITAELETIRGERAPKERFDPRKAGVAEYGNPHTDPRA